A DNA window from Arachis hypogaea cultivar Tifrunner chromosome 18, arahy.Tifrunner.gnm2.J5K5, whole genome shotgun sequence contains the following coding sequences:
- the LOC112769763 gene encoding uncharacterized protein, with protein sequence MVAIIKSMLPESEKLPEDFYRSKTMIQELGLGYEKIDACSNHYMLYYKETSDKTSYVACTMCGHPRFKPKAGDTWHVDGVHHDESVITHPADADAWKQFDATHELFAQESRNVRLGLCTDGFNPFSGSKTPYSCLPVFVTPYNLPQSMCMRREYIFLSLLIPRPMSPEKRLDVYLRPLINELKVLWDNGVTTYDAWQKKNFNMKAALLWTINDFPAYGMLPGWSTHGRLSCPIFMKNIKSFLLQHSAKPCWFDCYQQHLPVGHAFRRDRYSFKKSTVENSFPPKRMSGVDILNELDKLEEANFRANSRGKKGDFGTIHNWGKTKDNANAREDLKLICKRPNLELVFENGNYEKPKATYVLDSQQRKIVCKWIKQLKFPDGYASNIS encoded by the exons ATGGTTGCCATAATCAAGAGCATGCTCCCAGAATCAGAGAAGTTGCCAGAAGATTTCTACCGGTCAAAGACAATGATTCAAGAATTGGGATTAGGATATGagaaaattgatgcttgttctaatCACTACATGCTATATTATAAAGAAACAAGTGATAAGACTAGTTATGTAGCCTGCACAATGTGTGGACACCCACGATTTAAGCCAAAGGCAGGGGATACA TGGCATGTGGATGGAGTACACCACGATGAATCGGTTATCACACATCCGGCTGATGCTGATGCTTGGAAACAATTTGATGCCACCCATGAACTATTTGCCCAAGAATCTAGAAATGTTAGGCTTGGACTTTGCACTGATGGTTTTAATCCATTTTCTGGCTCGAAGACTCCATACTCATGTTTGCCTGTATTTGTCACACCTTACAATCTTCCTCAAAGTATGTGCATGAGAAGAGAATACATATTCCTCAGTCTTTTGATCCCTAGACCGATGTCTCCCGAAAAAAGATTAGATGTTTATCTTAGACCATTGATTAACGAGTTAAAAGTTTTGTGGGACAATGGTGTTACTACTTACGATGCAtggcaaaagaaaaattttaacatgAAGGCAGCATTATTGTGGACTATAAACGATTTTCCAGCTTATGGAATGTTGCCTGGTTGGAGCACTCACGGTCGACTTTCTTGTCCAATTTTTATGAAGAACATTAAATCTTTTCTACTACAACACAGCGCTAAACCCTGCTGGTTTGATTGTTATCAACAGCACTTGCCTGTTGGTCATGCATTTCGTCGTGATCGGTACTCTTTTAAAAAGTCAACCGTGGAAAACTCTTTTCCACCGAAACGAATGAGTGGAGTTGACATCTTAAACGAGTTGGACAAACTCGAGGAAGCTAACTTTAGGGCTAATTCGAGAGGAAAAAAAGGTGACTTTGGTACCATTCATAATTGG GGCAAGACAAAAGACAACGCGAATGCAAGAGAAGATTTGAAGCTAATATGCAAACGCCCTAACTTGGAGTTGGTATTTGAGAATGGAAATTATGAAAAACCAAAAGCCACATATGTCTTAGATTCTCAACAAAGGAAGATAGTATGTAAGTGGATAAAGCAATTAAAATTTCCTGATGGTTATGCATCAAATATTTCATGA
- the LOC140181304 gene encoding uncharacterized protein — MSTQRKTQHPHRHDSESDDDDLIVLANEDISKGIHACHKSLSGRIFADRPFSIGTIENALYAIWNKPKGFRVVENATNQFQLFFDLETDVIRIEQGAPWLFKNYILHVRRWNQFGEPKCNVISTFSVWSQFWGLHEQFKMLEVGRKLGGSIGAISEVDLFEIKGREARILKARVEINGEKRLRTA, encoded by the coding sequence ATGAGTACCCAAAGAAAGACCCAACACCCTCATCGACATGATAGTGAAAGTGATGACGATGACTTGATCGTTTTGGCTAATGAGGATATTTCTAAAGGTATTCACGCATGCCACAAAAGTCTCTCGGGTAGAATATTTGCTGACCGCCCTTTCTCCATTGGTACTATAGAGAATGCCCTCTATGCCATATGGAACAAACCTAAAGGTTTTAGAGTTGTTGAAAACGCCACTAACCAGTTTCAACTCTTCTTTGATCTAGAAACTGATGTTATTCGGATAGAACAAGGCGCTCCTTGGCTATTTAAAAACTACATTCTGCATGTCCGTAGATGGAACCAATTTGGTGAACCTAAATGCAATGTGATCTCTACCTTCTCTGTATGGTCTCAATTTTGGGGTCTGCATGAGCAATTTAAAATGTTGGAGGTAGGCCGAAAACTTGGAGGGAGTATAGGTGCAATCAGTGAAGTTGATCTTTTTGAAATTAAAGGTAGAGAGGCGCGTATTCTGAAGGCTAGAGTGGAAATCAATGGAGAAAAAAGATTAAGGACTGCCTGA